A region of Sulfurovum sp. DNA encodes the following proteins:
- a CDS encoding ABC-F family ATP-binding cassette domain-containing protein → MALVDLFGIKKQYDIKLLLEEVDFHLNEGERIAIVGKNGCGKSTLMKIISGEEKPTEGRRVIDRSIQVEMLSQQPSFDVSLNVKEAIENELTELKEAKIAYDHLASEVAKDFENKQLLSELEKVTAYLDHHNAWSLDDKVERVLQEFKLKEYEKRLVVSLSGGEQRRVALASLILKKPDILLLDEPTNHLDVYMVEFLEEILLKEKFTLLFISHDRHFIDTIATRIIEVENQKLVSYRGGYRDYLTQKEVRMQILSKQHENLLKLLKHEEEWLGKSIRAREKRNQGRKQRVFKLREQAKENPALIRKMQLELEREKKHFNREKSLGKKKMLFEVDHLHYSIANKELIKDFTTRILQRDKIAIVGINGAGKSTLLHLLLDRLKPDSGVIERGDFNIGYFDQHREMLKDEETLIGTFCPDGGDQVNVRSKTMHVYAYLKQFLFPKEFLTKKIGHLSGGEKNRVALALLFTKNANCLILDEPTNDLDIQTINILEEQLLHFTGALIFVSHDRYFVDKIASKLYIFKGNGIIEESYQSYSKYLELEKEVKALKQMEKELIKTQNKEEGGGREKKKSTKLSYKNQYDLDTLPDEIEVLEAKIDELNICLSNPECYQLKGLTTLSEELTEIKQIYEAKVERYLEVLEVYESL, encoded by the coding sequence ATGGCACTTGTTGACCTCTTCGGTATTAAAAAGCAGTATGATATTAAGTTGCTACTTGAAGAGGTGGATTTTCACCTGAATGAAGGAGAACGTATTGCCATTGTTGGAAAGAATGGCTGTGGAAAATCTACACTAATGAAGATTATTTCGGGAGAGGAGAAACCTACTGAAGGTAGACGAGTCATTGATCGTTCTATTCAGGTAGAGATGCTTTCACAGCAACCAAGCTTTGATGTCTCACTCAATGTAAAAGAAGCTATTGAAAATGAACTAACAGAGCTCAAAGAGGCAAAAATAGCATATGACCATCTTGCTAGTGAAGTTGCTAAAGATTTTGAAAACAAACAACTACTTTCTGAACTTGAAAAGGTTACTGCCTATCTTGACCATCATAATGCATGGAGTCTTGATGACAAGGTTGAGCGCGTACTACAGGAGTTTAAGCTCAAAGAGTATGAAAAGAGACTTGTTGTCTCCCTCTCTGGTGGAGAACAACGGCGCGTGGCACTTGCCTCACTCATCCTCAAAAAACCTGACATACTACTGCTAGATGAACCAACGAATCACCTTGATGTCTATATGGTGGAGTTTCTCGAAGAGATTCTACTCAAAGAGAAATTCACCCTTCTTTTTATTTCACATGATCGCCATTTTATTGACACCATTGCTACCCGTATCATTGAGGTAGAAAATCAAAAATTAGTCTCCTATAGAGGAGGTTATCGTGATTACCTTACCCAAAAAGAGGTACGCATGCAAATACTTAGTAAGCAGCATGAAAATCTACTCAAACTCCTTAAGCATGAAGAGGAGTGGCTAGGTAAGAGTATCCGTGCACGTGAAAAGCGAAATCAGGGTCGTAAACAACGTGTCTTCAAGTTACGTGAACAAGCAAAAGAGAACCCTGCTCTTATCCGAAAGATGCAACTAGAACTCGAACGAGAAAAGAAACATTTTAACCGTGAAAAGAGCCTAGGTAAGAAAAAAATGCTCTTTGAAGTTGACCATCTGCATTACAGTATTGCCAACAAGGAACTCATTAAAGATTTTACTACTCGTATTCTGCAACGAGATAAAATTGCCATTGTAGGAATAAATGGAGCAGGAAAATCAACCCTACTCCACCTACTCCTAGATCGACTCAAACCTGATAGTGGTGTTATTGAACGTGGAGATTTTAATATTGGCTACTTCGATCAACACCGTGAAATGCTTAAGGATGAAGAGACACTTATTGGTACTTTTTGTCCCGATGGTGGTGACCAAGTAAATGTACGTAGTAAGACAATGCATGTTTATGCCTATCTTAAACAGTTTCTCTTTCCTAAAGAGTTCCTTACTAAAAAAATTGGTCATCTCAGTGGTGGAGAGAAGAACCGTGTGGCACTTGCCTTGCTCTTTACCAAGAATGCTAATTGTCTCATTCTTGATGAACCAACCAATGATCTAGATATTCAAACTATCAACATTCTTGAAGAGCAGTTACTTCATTTTACAGGCGCACTTATTTTTGTCTCCCATGACCGATACTTTGTTGACAAGATCGCTTCAAAACTCTACATCTTCAAAGGTAATGGTATCATTGAGGAATCCTATCAGAGTTATTCAAAATATCTAGAACTTGAAAAAGAGGTTAAGGCACTCAAGCAGATGGAAAAAGAGCTTATAAAAACACAGAACAAAGAGGAAGGAGGAGGAAGAGAGAAAAAGAAATCAACAAAATTGAGCTATAAAAACCAGTATGATCTCGATACCCTTCCTGATGAAATAGAAGTATTAGAAGCAAAAATAGACGAATTAAATATCTGTTTGAGCAATCCTGAATGTTATCAACTAAAAGGCTTAACCACACTAAGTGAAGAACTTACAGAAATAAAACAAATTTATGAAGCAAAAGTTGAGCGATATCTCGAAGTACTTGAAGTTTACGAATCACTCTAG
- a CDS encoding DUF4149 domain-containing protein → MKKIFRITTIIYLIFLTATLGAGLFAGIVVAPVTFHTEEWLNGKVLSHFQEGLIMTQNFVKLSYLVDVMVIAVILYEGYKYKKFERDTTTQVATFFVVATGVMFGHYYLPDILTMQLAGEGMTKSIAFIATHKGSEINFKIFSMALLVLIVRNMQKACK, encoded by the coding sequence ATGAAAAAAATCTTTCGAATTACAACAATAATCTATTTGATTTTCTTAACTGCTACACTTGGGGCAGGGCTTTTTGCTGGTATTGTGGTTGCACCAGTGACTTTCCACACTGAAGAGTGGCTTAATGGCAAGGTGTTGAGCCATTTTCAAGAGGGACTCATTATGACACAGAACTTCGTTAAACTCTCTTATCTGGTTGATGTAATGGTAATTGCTGTAATACTCTATGAGGGGTATAAGTATAAGAAATTTGAACGTGATACCACTACGCAAGTGGCAACCTTTTTTGTTGTTGCTACAGGGGTAATGTTTGGGCACTACTATCTGCCAGATATTTTGACTATGCAACTTGCAGGAGAGGGGATGACTAAGTCAATAGCCTTTATTGCGACACATAAAGGGAGTGAGATTAACTTTAAAATCTTCTCAATGGCACTATTGGTGCTTATTGTGCGCAATATGCAAAAAGCGTGTAAGTAG
- the argB gene encoding acetylglutamate kinase codes for MKSKIDVVKTLLDALPFIKKFSNEKIVIKYGGSAQTSPEFKESFAQDVVLLHLVGMKPIIVHGGGKSITDLLADLGIETEFVNGQRVTSKTVMRIAEMVLSGEINKEIVSLLNNHGTKAIGISGKDGKFLEARSKDFDSFGYTGVIENVNPEIVHNIINDGFVPVIAPIASSSSIGHPGFNINADLAASQIAIALKARKVLFLTDTAGVLDKEMQLITNLDITKTEALKIDGTINGGMVPKVDACIEALRGGVKKAHIVDGRVEHSLLLEILTSSGVGTCIEL; via the coding sequence GTGAAAAGCAAGATTGATGTCGTCAAGACACTTTTGGATGCATTGCCATTTATTAAAAAATTCTCCAATGAGAAAATTGTTATTAAGTATGGTGGTTCGGCACAGACATCACCAGAGTTTAAAGAGTCTTTTGCACAAGATGTTGTGTTGCTGCATTTGGTAGGCATGAAGCCAATTATCGTACATGGAGGAGGCAAGAGTATTACTGATCTTCTTGCAGATCTTGGGATTGAAACAGAATTTGTCAATGGGCAGCGCGTAACCAGCAAAACAGTGATGCGTATTGCTGAGATGGTACTCAGTGGGGAGATTAACAAAGAGATTGTCTCATTGCTTAATAATCATGGCACCAAAGCCATTGGTATTTCTGGGAAAGATGGTAAATTTCTTGAAGCACGCTCCAAAGATTTTGATAGTTTTGGTTACACTGGAGTTATTGAGAATGTTAATCCTGAGATTGTTCATAATATTATTAATGATGGCTTTGTGCCAGTCATTGCACCTATTGCATCAAGCAGCAGTATTGGACACCCTGGTTTCAATATCAATGCTGATCTTGCTGCCAGTCAGATTGCCATAGCACTTAAAGCACGCAAAGTACTCTTTTTGACCGATACAGCAGGAGTACTTGATAAGGAAATGCAACTTATTACAAATCTTGATATTACCAAGACTGAAGCACTCAAGATTGATGGTACCATTAACGGTGGCATGGTTCCTAAGGTTGATGCCTGTATCGAAGCATTACGTGGTGGCGTAAAGAAAGCGCATATTGTTGATGGCAGAGTAGAGCATTCGCTTCTGCTTGAGATATTAACATCTTCAGGGGTTGGAACCTGTATCGAACTGTAA
- a CDS encoding ferritin-like domain-containing protein yields the protein MDFHKILEEAIISSDVAAKEHLTLLCLTYCNQNEVRVEAGFVPMEFETPSYASHCTIVNPKELPARKAFDTPEGLATLVHAIAHIEYSAIDLALDAVYRFPYMPLSYKSDWLEVAIDEIRHFKMLYAILETLGYTYGSFAVHSGLFDAARHTMHSVLDRMAVVPRYYEASGLDVSPQILKKLENKRTNLQVRALIDALHIIYEEEIDHVQKGDKWFKFCCKQEGVSTSVWFDILKKYHLVDKHRPHINVQVRKEAGFTCEEIRKLGAKQCD from the coding sequence ATGGATTTTCACAAGATACTTGAAGAAGCAATCATCAGTAGTGATGTGGCAGCTAAAGAGCATTTGACGCTTCTATGTTTGACATATTGTAACCAAAATGAGGTTAGGGTTGAAGCAGGATTCGTTCCTATGGAGTTTGAAACACCCTCTTATGCGTCACATTGCACCATTGTAAATCCAAAAGAGCTTCCTGCGCGTAAAGCATTTGATACCCCAGAAGGATTGGCAACACTAGTGCATGCTATTGCACATATTGAATATTCGGCGATAGATCTTGCACTTGATGCGGTTTACCGTTTTCCATACATGCCTCTTTCTTATAAAAGTGACTGGTTAGAGGTAGCAATTGATGAAATACGTCATTTTAAAATGTTGTATGCTATTCTCGAAACATTGGGATATACCTACGGTTCTTTTGCTGTTCATAGTGGCCTTTTTGATGCAGCACGACACACAATGCATAGTGTACTTGACCGTATGGCAGTTGTTCCGCGTTACTACGAAGCTTCAGGGCTTGATGTAAGTCCACAGATTCTTAAAAAGTTAGAGAATAAACGTACCAACTTACAAGTAAGAGCACTGATTGATGCTCTTCATATTATATATGAAGAGGAGATAGATCATGTCCAAAAAGGGGATAAATGGTTTAAATTTTGCTGTAAGCAGGAGGGAGTATCTACTTCAGTTTGGTTTGACATACTCAAAAAGTATCATTTAGTAGATAAGCATCGTCCTCATATTAATGTTCAGGTACGTAAAGAAGCAGGGTTTACCTGTGAAGAGATACGTAAACTTGGAGCAAAACAATGCGACTAA
- a CDS encoding MBL fold metallo-hydrolase has product MQIKIQPMGTYQTNCYIATIKGKDFIIDPGVGATEWVLKNISNPVAILNTHGHFDHVWSNAEIKKILHIPIYCPKGDTFMLTDDPLGQGTPPSKPDYEVIGNELFNLADIKVQYHHFPGHTPGCSVIEIDNIWFSGDFLFQQSIGRWDFPSSSGKEMLESLEKVMKIEEDYTIYPGHGSSTTLKAEQKVIPYWMKQVKQTI; this is encoded by the coding sequence ATGCAAATCAAAATCCAGCCCATGGGAACCTATCAAACAAACTGCTACATTGCTACCATCAAAGGAAAGGATTTCATTATTGACCCTGGTGTGGGTGCAACAGAGTGGGTTCTTAAAAATATCTCTAATCCTGTTGCGATTCTTAATACTCATGGTCATTTTGACCATGTTTGGAGCAATGCAGAGATTAAAAAGATACTCCATATTCCCATCTATTGCCCTAAAGGAGATACATTTATGCTTACGGATGACCCATTAGGACAAGGTACACCGCCAAGCAAACCTGACTATGAAGTCATTGGGAATGAATTGTTTAATTTGGCTGATATTAAAGTACAGTACCACCATTTTCCTGGACATACGCCTGGCTGTTCCGTCATCGAAATAGACAATATCTGGTTTAGTGGTGATTTCCTCTTTCAACAGAGTATTGGACGATGGGACTTTCCTTCTTCAAGTGGAAAAGAGATGCTTGAAAGTTTAGAGAAAGTCATGAAAATAGAAGAGGATTACACCATATATCCAGGTCATGGAAGCAGTACCACTCTAAAAGCGGAACAAAAAGTTATTCCCTACTGGATGAAGCAAGTGAAGCAGACAATCTAA
- a CDS encoding LysM peptidoglycan-binding domain-containing protein: protein MKIIPLILFFLVSSQQARENLVDCRTVIGSVRECSPYDTKLIRVKKFPRKIQKKSTVKKMPSISSVATKEEKPKKSKERKKLLIKNAIESQTKKEVTPPDDSVKENMSEILSKHGIYSVKQGDTLSKIALMFRLKINTLVKMNALKHKNSLKIGQKLKIPLAQRMVDIIATAKYKVQRGDTLLGIAKKFKLDSKELVAYNKIRNSNQIREGKVLALPFPYIIAEERQKRRLRVIATAYSSHGDQTDSTPFLAAWNNHLRPGMKVIAVSRDLLYKYGMRNGTRVKIVGLPGYYRVRDKMNKRFKRRIDIYMGINRRKALKWGRRSVIIRW, encoded by the coding sequence ATGAAGATTATACCTTTAATACTTTTTTTTCTTGTCAGTAGTCAGCAGGCGAGGGAGAATCTGGTAGATTGTCGTACTGTTATCGGTAGTGTACGCGAGTGTAGTCCTTATGATACTAAATTAATTAGAGTAAAAAAGTTTCCCAGAAAAATTCAAAAGAAGTCTACTGTTAAAAAAATGCCTTCTATCTCTTCTGTAGCAACAAAGGAAGAAAAGCCTAAAAAATCTAAAGAAAGAAAGAAGCTGTTAATCAAAAATGCCATTGAGTCTCAAACTAAAAAAGAAGTAACTCCACCAGATGACTCAGTAAAAGAAAATATGAGTGAAATATTATCTAAACATGGAATATATAGTGTGAAACAAGGCGATACTCTTAGTAAGATCGCATTAATGTTTAGACTGAAAATCAATACACTTGTAAAGATGAATGCCTTAAAGCATAAAAATAGCCTTAAAATAGGACAGAAGTTAAAGATTCCTTTAGCGCAGAGGATGGTTGATATTATTGCTACAGCTAAGTATAAAGTACAAAGAGGTGACACTCTTTTGGGTATTGCTAAAAAATTTAAGCTTGATTCTAAAGAGCTGGTGGCTTACAACAAGATAAGAAATAGCAATCAAATACGAGAAGGGAAAGTGCTTGCACTGCCATTTCCATATATCATTGCAGAAGAGAGACAAAAACGTAGGCTAAGGGTAATAGCGACTGCCTATAGTTCTCATGGAGACCAGACAGACAGTACACCATTTCTTGCTGCATGGAACAATCATTTAAGACCGGGAATGAAGGTGATCGCTGTTTCAAGAGATTTGCTTTATAAGTATGGTATGCGAAATGGAACAAGGGTAAAAATAGTAGGTTTGCCTGGCTACTACAGGGTACGTGACAAGATGAATAAGCGCTTTAAAAGACGTATTGATATCTATATGGGAATCAATCGTAGAAAAGCATTGAAATGGGGTAGAAGGAGTGTTATTATTCGTTGGTAA
- a CDS encoding M48 family metallopeptidase, protein MLEIIIALYSLYTFMRIYISVMQIGYINQEKCKAPVLMPSEKYMVAANYAVAKEKLVIVEHFVGYLMFVWWVFSGFSWISSLISMKGEVYQAVFFLYGFTIVNYLVGLPFELYQKFKIDEDFQFNQMTPKMFVVDTLKSSIMFFVLGGILFALLAWIIINFKMWWLGGFMLLFGAALLVNVFYPTVIAPLFNKFNPLEEGELKNAITSMMQQVGLKSDGIFVMDASKRDSRLNAYFGGLGKSKRVVLFDTLLNKLNQKELLAVLGHELGHYSHGDIWKNIGLMGLLLFIVFFLFGHLPDNLFIQMGIVPHAGAKIAILMLLLPLVSFIFTPFMSYVSRHNEYAADAFGSKMGGQENLIGALLKLVTENKAFPKSHPLVIFFYHTHPPIIERLNAMGYDASNTIVSEEAEKSENLLSNDDRL, encoded by the coding sequence ATGTTGGAGATTATTATTGCACTCTACTCACTCTATACGTTTATGCGGATCTATATCTCTGTAATGCAGATTGGATATATTAACCAAGAGAAGTGCAAGGCACCAGTGTTGATGCCTTCAGAAAAATATATGGTAGCAGCAAACTATGCTGTGGCAAAAGAGAAGCTGGTAATCGTTGAACACTTTGTAGGTTACCTGATGTTTGTTTGGTGGGTCTTTTCGGGGTTTTCATGGATTTCTTCGCTTATTTCTATGAAGGGAGAGGTATATCAAGCAGTCTTTTTTCTCTACGGATTTACAATTGTTAACTATCTTGTAGGGCTACCTTTTGAGTTGTATCAAAAGTTTAAGATAGATGAGGATTTTCAGTTTAATCAGATGACACCAAAGATGTTTGTAGTCGATACACTCAAATCCTCAATTATGTTTTTTGTACTAGGGGGTATCTTGTTTGCTCTATTGGCATGGATTATTATTAACTTTAAGATGTGGTGGCTAGGAGGCTTCATGCTACTTTTTGGAGCAGCACTTCTTGTTAATGTATTTTATCCAACAGTGATTGCTCCTCTTTTTAACAAATTCAACCCACTTGAAGAGGGGGAACTTAAAAATGCTATCACGTCAATGATGCAACAAGTTGGACTTAAGAGTGATGGTATTTTTGTCATGGATGCAAGCAAGAGAGATAGTCGCCTCAATGCTTATTTTGGTGGACTAGGAAAAAGTAAACGTGTGGTACTTTTTGATACACTACTCAATAAACTTAACCAAAAGGAACTGCTTGCTGTACTAGGTCATGAGTTAGGGCACTACAGCCATGGAGATATTTGGAAGAATATTGGGCTAATGGGACTACTTCTATTTATAGTATTTTTTCTTTTTGGACATCTGCCAGATAATCTTTTTATACAGATGGGCATTGTTCCACATGCAGGTGCAAAGATTGCCATACTGATGTTACTATTGCCATTGGTAAGTTTTATCTTTACTCCATTTATGAGTTATGTTAGTCGTCACAATGAGTATGCCGCAGATGCATTTGGTTCAAAAATGGGTGGACAAGAAAACCTTATTGGTGCACTTCTTAAGCTAGTGACTGAGAACAAAGCTTTTCCCAAGTCACATCCTTTGGTAATCTTCTTCTATCATACACATCCACCAATTATTGAGCGTCTGAATGCCATGGGGTATGATGCTAGCAATACAATTGTGAGTGAAGAAGCAGAAAAGAGTGAAAATTTATTGTCAAATGATGACCGTCTATAA
- the prmC gene encoding peptide chain release factor N(5)-glutamine methyltransferase: MKIYCQMMTVYNALKWAAVQLQVSCKRPQFEAELLLAYHLKKERIWLMTHPDTAVKNLNFFTSLVARRAMHEPYEYIVGEASFYDIHLAVEKGVLIPRPETETLIDITTEIIKREKITRIAEIGVGSGAISIVLARKFPQLYIVATDIEEKPLQVTAKNIVKYGVEAQITLQKSNLIDKVDKNIEMVVSNPPYIAENASLESNVIDHEPHSALFGGKIGDELLKQIITDVNKRGIRWLVCEMGYDQKRSIEVFVNKIEIQSINFYKDLSGHDRGFVVDFGVSSI; the protein is encoded by the coding sequence GTGAAAATTTATTGTCAAATGATGACCGTCTATAATGCATTAAAATGGGCAGCTGTTCAACTTCAAGTAAGTTGTAAGCGTCCTCAGTTTGAGGCAGAATTGCTCTTAGCATACCATTTAAAAAAAGAGCGTATTTGGTTAATGACACATCCCGATACAGCCGTGAAGAATCTTAATTTTTTTACATCTTTAGTGGCAAGAAGGGCCATGCATGAGCCTTATGAATACATTGTAGGAGAAGCAAGTTTTTATGATATTCATCTTGCAGTAGAGAAAGGGGTACTTATTCCTCGCCCAGAGACAGAGACTCTTATTGATATAACTACCGAAATTATTAAACGAGAGAAGATTACCCGCATTGCTGAGATAGGTGTAGGAAGTGGAGCAATTAGTATTGTTTTAGCAAGAAAGTTTCCACAACTTTACATTGTTGCTACTGACATTGAAGAAAAACCGCTGCAGGTAACAGCAAAGAATATTGTTAAATATGGTGTAGAGGCACAGATAACCTTGCAAAAATCAAACCTGATTGATAAAGTTGATAAAAATATTGAAATGGTAGTCTCTAATCCACCCTATATTGCAGAAAATGCCTCACTTGAGAGCAATGTGATTGACCACGAACCCCATAGTGCACTTTTTGGTGGCAAGATAGGTGATGAATTGCTTAAGCAAATTATTACTGATGTTAACAAAAGAGGCATTAGATGGTTGGTATGTGAAATGGGGTATGATCAAAAGAGGTCTATTGAAGTATTTGTTAATAAAATAGAGATACAATCCATTAATTTTTACAAAGATCTTTCAGGACATGACCGTGGGTTTGTTGTGGATTTTGGTGTGTCTAGCATATAG
- a CDS encoding tetraacyldisaccharide 4'-kinase, with amino-acid sequence MRLSYMYEQILFHPKWYHYLYILVLLPMALLYGIGMWIRRKTAKRNDFGIPIISVGNLIVGGSGKTPFVIALASRYDKVTIVSRGYGRQSKGLIEVSYQGEVLTDVIQSGDEAMLMAQSLQHASVIVSEDRSKGIMLAKQQGASLIILDDGFNQVGIEKFEIILEPMRIENYLPFPAGPFREFFFCKYMADIVVKEGRDFFRKVIYKNLQERMLLVTAISDPERLNVYLPKGVIQKIYLPDHDYFDEKELMYLMKEHQAESLLVTQKDEVKMKSFKLPLSKMKLELDINKDIFQKIEEYVEGYRREKQD; translated from the coding sequence ATGCGACTAAGCTATATGTACGAGCAGATACTTTTTCATCCCAAATGGTATCATTATTTATACATTTTAGTGTTACTTCCTATGGCATTATTGTATGGGATAGGGATGTGGATACGTCGTAAAACAGCAAAACGAAATGATTTTGGTATTCCCATTATCAGTGTGGGAAATTTAATTGTTGGTGGTAGCGGCAAGACACCTTTTGTGATTGCACTTGCTTCACGCTATGATAAGGTCACGATTGTCTCTAGGGGGTATGGTAGGCAGAGTAAGGGGCTGATTGAGGTAAGCTACCAAGGAGAAGTGTTGACTGATGTGATACAAAGTGGTGATGAGGCAATGCTGATGGCACAGTCGCTTCAGCATGCTTCGGTCATTGTTAGTGAAGATCGATCCAAGGGGATCATGTTGGCAAAGCAACAAGGTGCATCACTTATCATACTTGATGATGGATTTAATCAGGTTGGGATAGAAAAATTTGAGATTATTCTTGAGCCTATGCGCATAGAGAATTATCTCCCTTTTCCCGCTGGCCCTTTCCGAGAATTCTTTTTTTGTAAATATATGGCCGACATAGTAGTAAAAGAGGGCAGGGATTTTTTTCGTAAAGTAATCTATAAGAATTTACAAGAACGTATGCTGCTTGTGACTGCCATCTCTGACCCAGAACGACTTAATGTTTATTTGCCTAAAGGAGTGATACAGAAGATCTATCTGCCTGATCATGACTATTTTGATGAAAAAGAACTCATGTATTTAATGAAAGAGCATCAAGCGGAAAGTCTACTCGTAACTCAAAAGGATGAGGTGAAGATGAAAAGCTTTAAGTTGCCGTTGTCAAAAATGAAGTTAGAATTAGATATTAATAAAGATATTTTTCAAAAAATAGAAGAGTATGTAGAAGGATATAGACGTGAAAAGCAAGATTGA
- the thrC gene encoding threonine synthase has translation MQFIETRGNDGIKPISVSFSEAILSPSASFGGLYVPEKIPDVNSTFLEKHLLSHYKTLAMDFLIRFGIDVDKETLQAALDRYDMFDDPNNPVPLEEIEDDCCVAELYHGPTRAFKDMALQPFGYILSKLAQVRDENYLIMAATSGDTGPATLETFKNQSHVKVACLYPDGGTSDVQRLQMVTEDAPNLKIIGVKGNFDDTQHALKEFLSSVDFKAELEAKHIKLSAANSVNFGRIIFQIIYHIHSYLEMVRCGKITMGEKIYLVVPSGNFGNALGGYYAKKAGLPIEKILISSNANNILTDWIEKGEYDLNGRELFMTKSPAMDILKSSNIERIMYDKYGAARTKELMESLAFEEKFTLTQEEHALLKEDFAASYSDDTECESEITHYAQKGYIMDPHTATCIKAYKTLRKKRLPAVIYSTAEWTKFSPTVAKALGYSVGNDSEALKWVMERNNTNVAPIIKTLFKKPIVHTVVVEKDTIKGEILNFL, from the coding sequence ATGCAATTTATTGAGACCCGTGGAAATGATGGTATCAAACCCATCTCTGTATCTTTTTCGGAAGCAATTCTTAGCCCAAGTGCAAGTTTTGGTGGACTGTACGTACCTGAGAAGATTCCTGATGTGAATAGTACATTTTTAGAGAAACACCTACTTAGTCACTACAAAACATTGGCAATGGATTTTTTGATTCGGTTTGGTATTGATGTTGACAAAGAGACCCTGCAAGCAGCATTAGATCGTTATGATATGTTTGATGATCCCAATAATCCTGTGCCTCTTGAAGAGATAGAGGATGATTGTTGTGTAGCAGAGCTCTACCATGGTCCAACACGTGCATTTAAAGATATGGCACTGCAACCCTTTGGCTATATCCTCTCCAAGTTAGCACAAGTGCGTGATGAAAATTATCTAATCATGGCAGCCACCAGTGGTGATACCGGACCAGCTACACTGGAGACTTTCAAAAATCAGTCTCATGTCAAAGTTGCCTGTCTCTATCCTGATGGTGGTACTTCAGATGTACAGCGTTTGCAGATGGTTACAGAAGATGCTCCCAATTTAAAGATAATTGGGGTTAAGGGAAACTTTGATGATACACAGCATGCACTTAAAGAATTTCTATCATCAGTCGATTTTAAGGCAGAACTTGAAGCAAAGCATATTAAGCTTTCAGCTGCAAATTCAGTAAATTTTGGTCGTATTATTTTTCAAATTATCTACCATATTCATAGCTATCTTGAAATGGTTCGTTGTGGAAAGATTACAATGGGTGAGAAGATTTATCTTGTTGTTCCTAGTGGGAATTTTGGAAATGCCCTTGGTGGCTATTATGCGAAAAAAGCTGGTCTTCCAATTGAAAAAATACTTATTAGCTCCAATGCTAACAATATTCTTACTGATTGGATTGAAAAAGGTGAGTATGATCTTAATGGGCGTGAGCTGTTTATGACTAAATCACCAGCAATGGATATTCTTAAGAGTTCTAATATTGAACGCATTATGTATGATAAATATGGAGCAGCACGTACAAAAGAGTTGATGGAGTCGCTTGCATTTGAAGAAAAATTTACTTTGACACAAGAGGAACATGCTTTACTTAAAGAAGATTTTGCAGCAAGCTATTCTGATGATACGGAGTGTGAAAGTGAGATTACTCATTATGCCCAAAAAGGTTATATCATGGATCCACATACAGCAACCTGTATTAAAGCCTATAAAACACTTCGAAAGAAGCGTCTGCCAGCAGTTATCTACTCCACAGCAGAGTGGACTAAATTCTCACCTACTGTTGCAAAAGCACTAGGGTATTCTGTTGGTAATGATTCTGAGGCACTTAAGTGGGTGATGGAGCGGAATAATACCAATGTTGCACCAATAATTAAGACACTTTTTAAAAAACCAATTGTTCATACAGTGGTAGTGGAAAAGGACACAATTAAAGGAGAAATACTGAACTTTCTCTAA